The Molothrus ater isolate BHLD 08-10-18 breed brown headed cowbird chromosome 18, BPBGC_Mater_1.1, whole genome shotgun sequence genome window below encodes:
- the LOC118692889 gene encoding uncharacterized protein LOC118692889 — METFPSISVRLLMEAFPSIPTEAPSPHGNLSFNSCFRFHFLMEIFSSTSALGSISSWKPFLPLLLWVPFPYGNISFSSCFGSHFLMETFPSTSVRLLMEAFPSSPVLGSISSWKPFLPALFWVPSPHGNLSFQPCFGFHLLMETFPSSPVLGSISSWKPFLPALFWVPSPHGNLSFQPCFGFHLLMETFPSSPVLGSISSWKPFLPALFWVPSPHGSLSFQPCFGFHLLMEAFPSSPVLGSISSWKPFLPALFWVPSPHGSLSFQPCFGLQQCCRLPAGVPVVSPGPCRCPGLLPCLTHGN; from the exons ATGGAAACCTTTCCTTCCATTTCTGTGAGGCTCCTCATGGAAGCCTTTCCCTCCATTCCCACTGAGGCTCCATCTCCTCATGGAAACCTTTCCTTCAACTCCTGCTTTAGGTTCCATTTtcttatggaaatattttcttccacttctgCTTTGGGCTCCATTTCCTCATGGAAAC CTTTCCTTCCACTTCTGCTTTGGGTTCCATTTCcttatggaaatatttctttcagctcctgctttggGTCCCATTTCCTCATGGAAACCTTTCCTTCCACTTCTGTGAGGCTCCTCATGGAAGcctttccttccagccctgtttTGGGTTCCATCTCCTCATGGAAGcctttccttccagccctgtttTGGGTTCCATCTCCTCATGGAAAcctttccttccagccctgtttTGGGTTCCATCTCCTCATGGAAAcctttccttccagccctgtttTGGGTTCCATCTCCTCATGGAAACCTTTCCTTCCAGCCCTATTTTGGGTTCCATCTCCTCATGGAAAcctttccttccagccctgtttTGGGTTCCATCTCCTCATGGAAAcctttccttccagccctgtttTGGGTTCCATCTCCTCATGGAAGcctttccttccagccctgtttTGGGTTCCATCTCCTCATGGAAGcctttccttccagccctgtttTGGGTTCCATCTCCTCATGGAAGcctttccttccagccctgtttTGGGTTCCATCTCCTCATGGAAGcctttccttccagccctgtttTGGGTTCCATCTCCTCATGGAAGcctttccttccagccctgttttgggctccagcagtgctgcaggctccctgctggtgtccctgttgtgtccccagggccatgcaggtgtcctgggctgctcccctgcctcACCCATGGTAACTGA
- the LOC118692888 gene encoding transmembrane protein 132B-like — MVAVPVKVVAVQEDGSVVDVSDSTECRSADEDVVKVSESCDSIFVNGKEMKSKVDTIVNFTYQHFTTQLEVTVWVPRLPLQIEISDTELSQIKGWRIPVTSNKRPTRDSEDEEDDEKKGKGCTLQYQHALVRVLTQFVAESSELGGHLSYLLGSEWQFDITDLVANFMKVEEPKVAKLQEGRVLAGREQGITTVQVLSPLSDSILAEKTVIVLDDRVTIADLGVQLVSGLSVSFQSSKGNKRAILATTSAHDILRTPKQEAVVSAWVLFSDGAVTPLDIYDSKDFSMAITSLDEMVVSSHQSLQSLWPVVVAEGDGQGPLIKIEMVISEPCQKTKRKSVLAVGKGNVKVKFGQKDSDQKGSTNDIDDVEKDFKSHASNAIEKAAEQERTAQDWSKNHEDVSGPEDNANKSTTFISPIDQESLEDGQLQNNPTAFTGFPAQVEIPGENNPSDLSLTSRGLTDLEIGMYALLCVFCLAILVFLINCVAFAWKYRHKRFAVSEQGNIPHSHDWVWLGNEVELLENPVDISLPSEECTTMIDRGMQFEESNFLLNGSSQKTLHNHILRSSEYLCEKEVKSEPINPSGPKQKRVKFTSYTTILPEDGGPYTNSILFDSDDNIKWVCQDMNLGDSKELRDYMERLQDNM, encoded by the exons gtttctgAGAGCTGTGACTCCATCTTTGTTAATGGCAAGGAGATGAAGAGCAAAGTGGACACCATTGTGAATTTCACCTACCAGCATTTCACCACGCAGCTGGAGGTGACGGTCTGGGTCCCGCGGCTGCCGCTGCAGATCGAGATCTCTGACACCGAGCTCAGCCAGATCAAGGGCTGGAGGATCCCTGTCACCTCCAACAAAAG GCCCACGCGGGACAgcgaggatgaggaggatgacGAGAAGAAGGGCAAAGGCTGCACCCTGCAGTACCAGCACGCCCTGGTGAGGGTCCTGACGCAGTTTGTGGCCGAGTCCTCGGAGCTGGGAGGCCACCTGAGCTACCTGCTGGGCTCGGAGTGGCAGTTTGACATCACGGACCTGGTGGCCAATTTCATGAAGGTGGAGGAGCCCAAGGTGGCCAAGCTGCAGGAGGGCCGGGTGCTGGCTGGGCGTGAGCAAGGCATCACCACGGTGCAG GTCCTGTCCCCTCTCTCGGATTCCATCCTGGCAGAGAAGACAGTGATAGTTCTGGATGACAGGGTGACCATTGCTGACCTGGGGGTGCAGCTGGTGTCAGGCCTGTCTGTGTcctttcagagcagcaaaggAAACAAGAGAGCCATCCTTGCCACCACCTCTGCCCACGACATCCTGCGCACTCCCAAACAG GAGGCTGTGGTGAGTGCTTGGGTTCTGTTCAGCGACGGGGCGGTGACGCCCTTGGACATCTATGACTCCAAGGACTTCTCCATGGCCATCACCTCCCTGGATGAGATGGTGGTGTCCTCACACCAGAGCCTGCAGTCCCTCTGGCCCGTGGTGGTGGCAGAAGGGGACGGGCAGGGGCCCCTGATCAAAATTGAGATGGTGATCAGCGAGCCCTGCCAGAAGACCAAGCGCAAGAGCGTTCTGGCCGTGGGGAAAGGAAACGTCAAAGTGAAGTTTGGTCAGAAGGATTCAGACCAGAAAGGGAGCACCAACGACATCGATGACGTggagaaagattttaaaagccatGCCAGCAATGCCATAGAGAAAGCTGCAGAGCAAGAGAGGACAGCACAAGACTGGTCCAAAAACCACGAGGACGTGTCCGGTCCTGAGGACAATGCAAACAAAAGCACAACTTTCATCTCTCCCATTGATCAGGAGTCCCTGGAGGATGGCCAGCTTCAAAACAACCCAACTGCCTTCACAGGTTTCCCTGCCCAGGTAGAAATACCAGGAGAAAACAATCCCAGTGATCTCTCATTGACTTCCAGAGGATTGACAGACCTGGAGATTGGCATGTAcgctctgctctgtgttttctgcttgGCAATCTTGGTGTTTCTGATTAACTGCGTGGCATTTGCTTGGAAGTACAGGCACAAAAGGTTTGCTGTGAGTGAGCAAGGCAACATCCCCCATTCCCATGACTGGGTCTGGCTTGGCAATGAGGTGGAGCTCCTGGAAAACCCAGTGGACATTTCGCTCCCATCGGAGGAGTGCACTACCATGATTGACAGAGGGATGCAGTTTGAAGAAAGCAACTTTCTCCTTAATGGGAGTTCTCAGAAGACTCTTCATAATCATATCCTCAGATCTTCTGAGTACCTTTGtgaaaaagaagttaaaagtGAACCTATAAATCCTTCTGGGCCAAAGCAGAAGCGAGTAAAGTTCACTTCATATACAACAATACTGCCAGAGGATGGAGGCCCCTACACCAACTCAATTCTATTTGACAGTGATGATAATATTAAATGGGTATGCCAAGATATGAATCTTGGTGATTCCAAGGAACTTAGGGACTATATGGAAAGACTGCAAGACAATATGTAA